The following proteins are encoded in a genomic region of Glycine soja cultivar W05 chromosome 17, ASM419377v2, whole genome shotgun sequence:
- the LOC114393584 gene encoding elongation factor 1-gamma codes for MTPLILHAGKTNKNSYKTLIAAEYAGVQVDFAPNFEMGVSNKTPEFLKINPIGKVPVLETPDGPIFESNAIARYVTRLKGDNTLYGSSLIEYAHIEQWIDFSSLEIDANIIKWYAPRVGRGPYLPPAEEAAISALKRALGALNTHLASNTYLVGHSVTLADIIMTCNLYLGFANILVKSFTSEFPHVERYFWTLVNQPNFRKIIGQVKQAEAIPPVQSAKKPSQPKESKAKAKDEPKKEANKVPEKPKEEAEEEAPKPKPKNPLDLLPPSPMILDEWKRLYSNTKTNFREVAIKGFWDMYDPEGYSLWFCDYKYNDENTVSFVTLNKVGGFLQRMDLARKYAFGKMLVIGSVPPFKVKGLWLFRGQEIPKFVIDECYDMELYEWTKVDISDEAQKERVNQMIEDYEPFEGEALLDAKCFK; via the exons ATGACGCCGCTG ATCCTGCATGCTGGGAAAACCAACAAAAATTCTTACAAGACACTCATTGCAGCCGAGTATGCTGGCGTCCAAGTTGATTTTGCCCCTAATTTTGAGATGGGTGTCTCCAATAAAACTCCTGAATTTCTCAAGATCAATCCTATTGGCAAG GTTCCTGTGCTGGAAACCCCCGATGGTCCAATATTCGAGAGCAATGCCATTGCTCGCTATG TTACCCGGCTGAAAGGTGATAACACTTTGTATGGATCTTCCTTGATTGAATAT GCCCACATTGAACAGTGGATTGATTTTTCATCATTGGAGATTGATGCTAATATTATCAAGTGGTATGCCCCAAGAGTTGGACGAGGACCATATCTTCCTCCA GCTGAGGAGGCTGCAATTTCTGCACTAAAGAGAGCTTTGGGTGCTTTGAACACACACCTTGCTTCCAATACTTACCTGGTTGGGCATTCTGTGACCCTGGCCGACATCATAATGACATGCAATTTGTATTTGGGTTTTGCAAACATCCTGGTTAAGAGCTTTACCTCTGAGTTTCCTCATGTTGAGAGATACTTTTGGACCTTGGTCAATCAGCCAAACTTCCGAAAAATAATTGGGCAGGTCAAGCAGGCTGAAGCTATTCCTCCTGTTCAATCTGCAAAGAAGCCTTCCCAGCCAAAAGAATCCAAGGCCAAGGCAAAAGATGAACCAAAGAAAGAGGCAAACAAGGTGCCAGAAAAGCCCAAAGAAGAAGCAGAAGAGGAGGCACCCAAGCCCAAACCCAAGAATCCCCTTGATCTTCTCCCTCCAAGTCCGATGATACTGGATGAGTGGAAAAGACTCTACTCAAACACTAAAACCAACTTCAGGGAGGTTGCTATCAAAG GATTTTGGGACATGTATGATCCCGAGGGATACTCTCTCTGGTTTTGTGATTACAAATACAACGACGAGAATACTGTTTCTTTTGTGACATTGAACAAGGTTGGTGGATTTCTTCAGCGGATGGATTTGGCTCGCAAGTATGCATTTGGAAAGATGCTTGTGATTGGATCAGTTCCACCATTTAAGGTGAAGGGGCTGTGGCTTTTCCGTGGGCAAGAAATCCCAAAATTTGTGATTGATGAATGCTATGACATGGAGCTCTACGAATGGACTAAGGTTGACATCTCTGATGAAGCTCAAAAGGAGCGTGTCAATCAGATGATTGAAGATTATGAACCTTTTGAGGGCGAGGCTCTTTTGGATGCCAAGTGCTTCAAGTGA